The following coding sequences lie in one Flavobacterium sediminis genomic window:
- a CDS encoding universal stress protein: MKRILVPTDFSQHAEYALKVAAQIAQKNDGEIFLIHMLELPTSGNDAISTAHEMPELMLFKNAAIAKLDTLMSAPYLNDLKVTKIIQFEMAFSGIIRNAEEHKVDLIVMGSHGASGFQEMFIGSNSEKVVRNSEIPVLIIKKEDDNFNVDHFVFASDFSDEIKKPFEKVVDFANEFNAHLHLVTINTPNNFKSTRVAQKIMDEFASNFKIHKFSTHIYNDINVEKGILHFAKEVNADLIGMSTHGRKGISHFFNGSISEDLVNHAKRPVVTFKI, from the coding sequence ATGAAACGAATTTTAGTACCCACAGATTTTTCTCAACATGCCGAATATGCGTTAAAAGTTGCTGCCCAAATTGCTCAAAAAAACGATGGAGAAATTTTCCTAATCCACATGCTTGAGCTTCCGACATCCGGAAACGACGCTATTTCTACCGCACACGAGATGCCGGAACTAATGTTGTTTAAAAATGCTGCCATTGCCAAATTAGACACTTTAATGAGCGCGCCTTACCTTAATGACCTAAAAGTCACAAAGATAATTCAGTTTGAAATGGCTTTCAGCGGTATCATCAGAAACGCAGAAGAACACAAGGTTGACCTGATTGTAATGGGATCCCACGGAGCAAGCGGATTCCAGGAAATGTTTATCGGATCAAACTCTGAAAAAGTAGTTCGTAATTCTGAGATCCCTGTTCTGATCATCAAAAAAGAAGATGACAACTTCAATGTTGATCATTTTGTTTTCGCTTCAGATTTTTCAGACGAAATCAAAAAACCTTTTGAAAAAGTAGTTGATTTTGCTAATGAATTTAATGCTCACCTTCATTTGGTAACCATCAACACTCCTAACAATTTTAAATCTACTCGTGTTGCTCAAAAAATTATGGATGAATTTGCAAGCAATTTCAAAATCCATAAATTCTCTACCCACATCTACAATGATATCAATGTAGAGAAAGGAATATTACACTTCGCCAAAGAAGTAAATGCCGATTTAATAGGAATGAGTACTCACGGCAGAAAAGGAATTTCCCATTTCTTTAACGGCAGTATCAGCGAAGACCTTGTTAATCATGCTAAAAGACCTGTAGTTACATTTAAAATTTAA
- the nusA gene encoding transcription termination factor NusA, giving the protein MENIALIDSFSEFKDNKLIDRVTLMAILEDVFRNALKKKYGSDDNFDIIINPDKGDMEIWRNRTVVEDGEVEDPNSEISLSEARKIEPDFEVGEEVSEEVKLIDLGRRAILALRQNLISKIHEHDNTNLYKQFKDLIGDIYTAEVHHVRPKMIVLMDDEGNEIVLPKDKQIPNDYFKKGDNVRGIIESVELKGNKPQIVMSRTSPDFLEKLFEQEIPEVFDGLINVKKVVRIPGEKAKVAVDSYDDRIDPVGACVGMKGSRIHGIVRELGNENIDVINYTTNPQLYITRALSPARVSSVKIDEQTKKAEVFLKIDEVSKAIGKGGHNIRLASMLTGYDIDVIREGVEEVDDVELREFSDEIENWVIEEFEKIGLDTARSVLGQDVEDLIRRTDLEEETILDVFRILKEELED; this is encoded by the coding sequence ATGGAGAATATTGCGTTAATCGATTCGTTTTCAGAGTTCAAAGATAATAAGCTTATCGATAGAGTTACCTTGATGGCGATCTTGGAAGATGTATTTCGCAATGCGTTAAAGAAGAAATACGGTTCTGATGATAATTTTGATATTATTATAAATCCGGATAAGGGAGATATGGAAATCTGGAGAAACAGAACGGTTGTGGAAGATGGAGAGGTTGAGGATCCGAATTCTGAGATATCACTTTCTGAAGCTCGTAAAATAGAGCCGGATTTTGAAGTCGGAGAAGAGGTGTCGGAAGAAGTGAAGTTGATTGATCTGGGAAGAAGAGCTATTTTGGCTTTGCGTCAAAATCTTATTTCTAAGATACATGAACACGATAATACAAATCTTTACAAACAGTTTAAAGATCTTATAGGTGATATTTACACAGCAGAAGTGCACCATGTTCGTCCTAAAATGATAGTTTTGATGGATGATGAAGGAAATGAGATCGTATTGCCTAAAGATAAACAAATTCCAAATGATTATTTCAAAAAAGGAGATAATGTAAGAGGAATTATTGAGTCTGTAGAATTAAAAGGAAATAAACCGCAGATTGTGATGTCAAGAACATCTCCGGATTTCTTAGAGAAGCTTTTTGAGCAAGAAATTCCAGAGGTATTTGATGGTTTGATTAATGTTAAGAAAGTGGTTAGAATTCCTGGTGAAAAAGCAAAAGTAGCTGTGGATTCTTATGACGACAGAATTGATCCTGTTGGCGCATGTGTGGGAATGAAAGGTTCTCGTATCCATGGTATCGTTCGTGAATTAGGAAATGAGAATATTGATGTGATCAATTATACTACAAATCCGCAGTTGTATATTACCAGAGCATTGAGCCCGGCTAGAGTTTCATCGGTTAAGATTGATGAACAAACCAAAAAAGCAGAAGTTTTCTTGAAAATCGACGAGGTATCAAAAGCTATCGGTAAAGGAGGACACAATATTCGTTTAGCAAGTATGTTGACGGGTTATGATATTGATGTTATTCGTGAAGGTGTTGAAGAAGTGGATGATGTAGAATTGAGAGAGTTTTCAGATGAAATCGAGAACTGGGTAATCGAAGAGTTTGAAAAAATCGGATTAGATACGGCTAGAAGCGTGTTAGGACAAGATGTGGAAGATCTGATAAGAAGAACAGATTTAGAGGAAGAAACTATTTTAGATGTGTTTAGAATTCTAAAAGAAGAATTGGAAGACTAA
- the infB gene encoding translation initiation factor IF-2 — MSDKRVIRINKVLRELNISLDRAVDFLKEEGHDIESSPNAKISQEEYDVLCRQFSADKGKKEASIEVSEEKKKEKEALKRELERELELKRQQEEKLRKEQEIIKAKVVVTAPKAVGKIDLNPPKQEEKVEAVEQNISEEVKSPEPEETKKSVEEVTPPVESAPKAEPVQKQEEKKVEEKKAEGLIIEDEKIQTQYKKLSGATFTGQKIDLSQFEKPKKKKEDKKDFKKGNHNGNNQGNNNGNNQGQNNNNNANKKEGENKNKRKRIVKPVQGGNGQNQQGGKKDFGRDRFNKGKKPVIQKVEPTEEEVKNQIKETLERLQGKGNKSKAAKYRKDKRETHRQRLDEEMQQQDLESKILKVTEFVTVGEIATMMDVPITKVIGTCMSLGIMVTMNQRLDAETLSIVADEFGYQVEFITTDIEEAIEEIEDTPEELEERAPIVTVMGHVDHGKTSFLDYVRKTNVIAGESGGITQHIGAYSVKLEEGQRITFLDTPGHEAFTAMRARGAQVTDIAIIVIAADDDIMPQTKEAISHAQAAGVPMVFAINKVDKPTANPDKIKEKLAAMNLLVEEWGGKYQSQDISAKTGLGVKELLEKVLLEAEILELKANPNRLAQGTVVEAQLDKGRGYVTTILVQNGTLKIGDYVLAGKHHGKIRAMFDERGHNVKEAGPSTPVSVLGLDGAPTAGDKFNVYEDEREAKQIAAKRTQLLREQSVRTQKHITLAEIGRRIALGQFKELNIILKGDVDGSVEALSDSFSKLSTEEIQINIIHKGVGAITESDVLLASASDAIIIGFNVRPQGSAKALAEKEEIDIRNYSIIYDAIDDVKDAMEGMLSPELKEEVTGTAEVRELFKISKVGTVAGCMITDGKVFRNSKIRLIREGVVIYTGELAALKRFKDDVKEVSKGYDCGIQIKNYNDLKEYDTIEAFQEVEVKKKLK, encoded by the coding sequence ATGTCTGATAAAAGAGTTATAAGAATCAACAAAGTTTTAAGGGAACTAAATATTTCTCTTGATAGAGCTGTGGACTTTTTAAAAGAAGAAGGGCATGATATTGAATCGAGTCCTAATGCCAAGATCTCTCAAGAGGAGTATGATGTCTTATGTCGACAGTTTTCTGCTGATAAGGGCAAAAAAGAGGCTTCGATTGAAGTGAGTGAAGAAAAGAAGAAAGAGAAAGAAGCTTTAAAGCGAGAGTTGGAAAGAGAATTAGAACTGAAACGTCAGCAGGAAGAGAAGTTGAGGAAGGAGCAGGAAATTATAAAAGCAAAAGTTGTTGTAACTGCGCCTAAGGCAGTAGGAAAGATCGATTTGAATCCGCCTAAGCAGGAAGAGAAAGTTGAAGCTGTTGAGCAAAACATATCAGAAGAGGTAAAATCTCCGGAACCTGAAGAAACTAAGAAAAGTGTTGAAGAAGTAACTCCACCTGTTGAATCAGCTCCAAAGGCTGAACCTGTTCAAAAACAGGAAGAAAAGAAAGTAGAAGAGAAAAAAGCAGAGGGGTTAATCATAGAAGATGAAAAGATACAGACGCAATACAAAAAACTTTCCGGAGCAACGTTTACAGGGCAGAAAATAGATTTGTCTCAGTTTGAAAAACCTAAAAAGAAGAAAGAAGATAAAAAAGACTTCAAAAAAGGAAATCATAACGGAAACAATCAAGGGAACAATAACGGAAATAATCAGGGACAGAATAACAATAATAACGCAAATAAAAAAGAAGGCGAAAATAAAAATAAACGCAAGCGTATTGTTAAACCGGTTCAAGGTGGAAACGGGCAAAACCAACAAGGAGGAAAGAAAGATTTCGGAAGAGATCGTTTCAACAAAGGTAAAAAACCGGTAATCCAAAAAGTTGAGCCTACTGAGGAAGAAGTTAAAAACCAGATTAAAGAAACTCTTGAAAGACTTCAAGGGAAAGGAAATAAATCTAAAGCTGCTAAGTACCGTAAAGATAAACGTGAAACTCACCGTCAGCGTTTAGATGAAGAAATGCAACAACAAGATTTAGAAAGTAAAATCTTGAAAGTAACAGAATTCGTTACGGTAGGTGAAATTGCCACAATGATGGATGTGCCGATTACAAAAGTTATCGGAACTTGTATGTCATTGGGAATCATGGTTACCATGAATCAGCGTTTAGATGCCGAGACATTGTCAATCGTGGCAGATGAATTCGGTTATCAGGTTGAGTTTATTACGACAGATATTGAAGAAGCGATCGAAGAGATTGAAGATACACCGGAAGAATTGGAAGAACGTGCACCGATTGTTACTGTAATGGGACACGTTGACCACGGTAAAACGTCATTTCTGGATTATGTTCGTAAGACCAATGTTATTGCCGGTGAGTCAGGAGGTATTACGCAGCATATCGGGGCTTATTCCGTAAAATTAGAAGAAGGACAAAGAATTACGTTTTTAGATACACCGGGTCACGAAGCCTTTACGGCTATGCGTGCTCGTGGTGCTCAGGTAACGGATATTGCAATTATTGTGATTGCAGCGGACGACGACATCATGCCACAAACAAAAGAGGCGATTAGTCATGCTCAGGCAGCGGGAGTGCCAATGGTTTTTGCGATCAATAAAGTAGATAAACCAACGGCTAATCCGGATAAGATCAAAGAGAAGTTAGCAGCTATGAACTTGTTAGTTGAAGAGTGGGGTGGTAAATACCAATCTCAGGATATTTCTGCTAAAACAGGATTAGGGGTTAAGGAACTTTTGGAAAAAGTGTTGTTAGAAGCAGAGATCCTAGAATTAAAAGCGAATCCGAACAGGTTAGCGCAGGGAACAGTTGTTGAGGCACAGTTAGATAAAGGTAGAGGGTATGTGACAACTATTTTAGTTCAAAACGGAACTCTTAAAATCGGTGATTATGTTTTAGCGGGTAAACATCACGGTAAGATCCGGGCGATGTTTGATGAACGCGGACATAATGTAAAAGAAGCCGGTCCGTCAACACCTGTATCTGTTTTAGGGTTAGACGGTGCGCCGACAGCGGGTGATAAATTTAATGTTTACGAAGACGAAAGAGAGGCAAAACAAATTGCAGCAAAACGTACTCAATTATTACGTGAGCAATCTGTTCGTACACAAAAACATATTACTTTGGCAGAAATCGGACGTCGTATAGCTTTAGGACAATTTAAAGAGTTAAATATTATCTTGAAAGGGGATGTGGATGGTTCTGTAGAAGCACTTTCGGATTCATTCTCAAAATTATCGACTGAAGAAATCCAAATCAATATTATTCATAAAGGAGTAGGAGCTATTACAGAATCAGACGTTTTGTTGGCTTCAGCTTCAGATGCGATCATTATAGGTTTCAATGTTCGTCCTCAGGGAAGTGCGAAAGCCTTAGCTGAAAAAGAAGAAATTGACATCCGTAATTATTCTATTATTTATGATGCAATAGACGATGTGAAGGATGCTATGGAAGGAATGTTGTCGCCGGAATTAAAAGAAGAAGTTACCGGTACTGCAGAAGTTCGTGAGTTGTTCAAGATTTCTAAAGTGGGAACTGTTGCCGGATGTATGATTACTGACGGTAAAGTCTTCAGAAATTCTAAGATTCGTTTGATCAGAGAAGGAGTGGTTATCTATACCGGTGAATTAGCTGCGTTAAAACGATTTAAAGATGATGTTAAAGAAGTGTCAAAAGGATATGATTGTGGTATACAGATAAAGAATTACAACGATCTGAAAGAGTATGATACTATCGAAGCTTTCCAGGAAGTTGAAGTGAAGAAAAAATTAAAATAA
- a CDS encoding SPOR domain-containing protein — protein sequence MRNLAFKRLTKIVFITSFFSIGIHAQSGKTTLSQDEKFSELLEEKAKINANLSINNSYKIQIFYGNSSDAKNQLATFKRDFSGIEGTIIYTNPTYKVYVGNYKSRLHAEKALIEIKKKYPTALLIKPGK from the coding sequence ATGAGAAATTTAGCTTTCAAAAGATTAACAAAAATTGTTTTTATAACCTCTTTCTTCTCAATTGGTATACATGCGCAAAGCGGAAAAACCACACTAAGCCAAGATGAGAAATTTTCAGAATTATTAGAAGAAAAAGCAAAAATCAATGCAAACTTATCAATAAACAACAGCTATAAGATACAAATTTTCTACGGAAACAGCTCGGATGCTAAAAATCAATTAGCCACATTTAAAAGAGATTTTAGCGGTATAGAAGGCACAATTATATATACCAATCCGACCTATAAAGTCTATGTCGGAAATTACAAATCCCGCTTACATGCTGAAAAAGCTTTAATCGAAATCAAGAAAAAATATCCGACCGCTTTACTTATTAAACCAGGAAAATAA
- a CDS encoding c-type cytochrome produces the protein MKKVGNHKSFSKIFFSLALTLSFSLSVFSQDAAPEAAAGAGDPAKGKELFNANCAACHKLDKKATGPALRGVADKYDKEWIYKWVRNSAELIKAGDAQAVKVFEENGKIPMTAFPQLSNQDIDNILAYTSEPAAQPKEVANVPGTDGQTQDASGISNEVILGALTLVLAMLVVMLLLVNNVLRRIAKANGIEVGTSEKSLPLWKAFAKNQFLVLCSAIVFLLVAAYFVYGYLMQVGVDQGYAPVQPIHYSHKIHAGDNAIDCKYCHSSARVSKTSGIPSLNVCMNCHKNISEVAESTATEEHSKAFYDEQIQKLYAAVGWDPAKQAYTGKTQPVKWVRIHNLPDFVYFNHSQHVTVAGVECQKCHGPVETYEVMEQFAPLTMGWCVNCHRETNVKVEDNEYYKKIHEELSKKYGVDKLTAAQMGGLECGKCHY, from the coding sequence ATGAAAAAGGTGGGTAACCATAAATCATTTTCAAAGATTTTCTTCAGTTTAGCGCTAACGCTATCTTTTTCTTTATCTGTATTTTCTCAAGATGCTGCTCCGGAAGCCGCTGCAGGCGCAGGTGATCCGGCAAAAGGTAAAGAGTTGTTTAATGCCAATTGTGCTGCTTGTCATAAATTAGACAAAAAAGCAACAGGACCTGCTTTAAGGGGGGTTGCTGATAAGTATGACAAAGAGTGGATCTATAAGTGGGTTCGCAATAGTGCAGAGTTGATTAAAGCAGGGGATGCTCAAGCGGTAAAAGTTTTTGAAGAAAACGGGAAAATCCCGATGACGGCTTTTCCTCAATTGTCAAATCAGGATATTGACAATATTTTAGCGTATACGTCTGAGCCAGCAGCGCAGCCTAAAGAGGTGGCGAATGTTCCTGGTACCGATGGTCAAACTCAGGATGCTTCAGGTATTTCAAATGAAGTGATTTTGGGTGCTTTGACATTGGTGTTGGCAATGCTTGTTGTAATGTTGTTGTTGGTTAACAATGTTTTAAGAAGAATTGCTAAGGCTAACGGAATCGAAGTTGGTACTTCGGAAAAATCATTACCGTTGTGGAAAGCATTTGCTAAAAATCAATTTTTAGTATTGTGTTCTGCAATTGTGTTCTTGTTAGTTGCTGCTTATTTTGTTTACGGCTATTTGATGCAGGTAGGTGTGGATCAGGGTTATGCTCCGGTTCAGCCAATACATTATTCGCATAAAATTCATGCCGGAGATAATGCTATTGATTGTAAATACTGTCACTCGTCTGCCAGAGTGAGTAAAACTTCAGGTATTCCTTCGTTGAATGTGTGTATGAACTGTCATAAAAACATTAGTGAAGTTGCTGAGTCGACTGCTACAGAGGAGCATTCTAAGGCGTTTTATGATGAGCAGATCCAAAAATTATATGCTGCTGTTGGTTGGGATCCGGCTAAGCAAGCGTATACAGGAAAAACGCAACCGGTTAAATGGGTAAGAATTCACAACCTTCCGGATTTTGTATACTTTAATCACTCTCAGCACGTAACGGTTGCAGGGGTTGAGTGTCAGAAATGTCACGGTCCTGTTGAAACGTATGAGGTTATGGAGCAATTTGCGCCATTGACTATGGGTTGGTGTGTGAACTGTCATAGAGAGACTAATGTGAAAGTTGAAGATAATGAATACTACAAAAAGATTCATGAAGAGCTTTCTAAAAAGTATGGTGTTGACAAGTTAACAGCTGCTCAAATGGGAGGATTAGAATGTGGTAAATGCCACTATTAA
- a CDS encoding TAT-variant-translocated molybdopterin oxidoreductase, with translation MASNKKYWKSVEELNENSSIVETLRNNEFVEQIPVDEFLGNKENLSTAGTTRRDFLKYVGFSTAAASLAACEGPVVKSIPYVVQPEEIIPGVADYYATTVADGFDFANILIKTREGRPIKVENNKLKGAVSGANARVHASVLSLYDSLRLKQPKIAGKDATWAEVTAKIKSSLDEANEKGGNVVVLTSTSASPSTDALLAELKAKYPTVKQVVYDAVSESNALDAFETVYGVRGFAGYDFSKADVIVSVGADFLGDWQGGGYDAGYAMGRVPKNGKMSKHIQMEANMSLAGANADKRIPLTVAQQKQALVDLYSAVVGGAASGLKNAEVTKAAQQLKAAGSKGVVVTGLDDLDAQLLVLAINAAISSEAFNPSVTKLTRKGNVKEVAQLVADMKSGAVHTLIMNGVNPVYTLANAKDFTEGLKKVKLSVAFSLKEDETATLTTIAAAAPHYLESWGDVSIERGHYSIMQPTIRPLFDTKQFQEVLLSLLGNSTAYYDYLKGFAAAQLGGKSWNQVVHDGFAQTEVAPLEAASFDALASASKLAAAKVSGMELVLYTKTGMGDGQQANNPWLQEFPDPITRVSWDNYVTVSKKDAEKLGFENWNVANGGLNGSYATLKVGNATLTKVPVVIQPGQAVGTVGLAFGYGKTAALKEEMQVGVNAYALYNNFNTVQNVTVTKDEGEHEFACVQLHKTLMGRGDIIKETTLEVFNTKDTEVWNPIPLVSLDHKETPSTEVDLWESFDRSVAHHFNLSIDLNACTGCGACVIACHAENNVPVVGKSEVRRSRDMHWLRIDRYYSSQDTFEGDVELKEETSGMMNSIETFRGMEDPAENPQVAFQPVMCQHCNHAPCETVCPVAATSHGREGQNHMAYNRCVGTRYCANNCPYKVRRFNWFLYNKNSEFDYHMNDDLGRMVLNPDVNVRSRGVMEKCSMCIQMTQASKLKAKREGRPVKDEEFQTACSAACSSGAMVFGDVNDKESKVAKLAEDARMYHLLEHVGTKPNVFYHVKVRNEK, from the coding sequence ATGGCATCAAACAAAAAATACTGGAAAAGTGTTGAGGAGCTAAATGAAAATAGTTCTATTGTTGAGACGCTAAGAAACAATGAGTTTGTTGAACAAATTCCTGTAGATGAATTTTTGGGGAACAAAGAGAATTTATCAACAGCGGGGACAACTCGTCGTGACTTTTTGAAATACGTAGGTTTTAGTACAGCTGCTGCTTCTTTGGCTGCTTGTGAAGGACCTGTAGTAAAATCGATTCCTTATGTAGTGCAACCTGAAGAAATTATTCCCGGAGTAGCAGATTATTATGCTACAACTGTTGCAGACGGATTTGATTTTGCAAACATTTTGATCAAAACACGAGAAGGCCGTCCGATCAAAGTTGAAAACAATAAATTAAAAGGAGCTGTTTCTGGGGCAAATGCCAGAGTTCATGCTTCGGTTTTGTCTCTATATGACAGTTTGCGTTTAAAACAACCTAAGATTGCGGGTAAAGATGCAACTTGGGCTGAAGTAACTGCGAAAATTAAATCGAGTTTAGATGAGGCTAATGAAAAAGGCGGAAATGTAGTAGTGTTAACTTCAACTTCTGCTAGTCCTTCAACGGATGCTTTATTAGCTGAATTAAAAGCTAAATATCCGACCGTAAAACAAGTGGTTTATGATGCTGTTTCTGAATCAAATGCTTTAGATGCTTTTGAAACGGTTTATGGTGTTAGAGGTTTTGCTGGTTATGACTTTTCTAAAGCAGATGTTATTGTTTCTGTTGGTGCTGATTTCTTAGGAGATTGGCAAGGTGGTGGATACGATGCCGGTTATGCTATGGGGAGAGTTCCTAAAAACGGAAAAATGTCTAAGCATATCCAGATGGAGGCTAATATGTCTTTGGCTGGCGCAAATGCTGATAAACGTATACCTTTAACAGTTGCTCAGCAAAAACAAGCATTAGTAGACTTGTATAGTGCTGTTGTAGGCGGGGCTGCTTCCGGATTGAAAAATGCTGAAGTAACTAAAGCTGCTCAACAATTAAAAGCGGCAGGTTCTAAAGGTGTTGTGGTAACCGGGTTAGATGACTTGGATGCTCAGTTATTGGTATTAGCGATTAATGCTGCTATCAGTTCTGAGGCCTTTAATCCTAGTGTAACTAAGTTAACAAGAAAAGGTAATGTTAAAGAAGTTGCTCAATTAGTAGCAGATATGAAATCAGGTGCTGTTCATACTTTAATTATGAATGGAGTTAATCCTGTTTATACTTTAGCAAATGCAAAAGACTTTACTGAAGGTCTTAAAAAAGTGAAATTATCAGTAGCTTTTTCTTTGAAAGAAGATGAAACGGCTACTTTAACTACAATAGCTGCTGCTGCTCCGCATTATTTAGAATCTTGGGGAGATGTGTCTATAGAAAGAGGACACTATAGTATTATGCAGCCGACTATTCGTCCATTATTTGATACAAAACAATTCCAAGAAGTTTTATTAAGCTTGTTAGGTAATAGTACGGCTTATTATGATTATTTGAAAGGTTTCGCAGCTGCTCAATTAGGTGGTAAGTCTTGGAATCAGGTAGTTCATGATGGTTTTGCTCAAACTGAAGTTGCTCCTTTAGAAGCTGCTTCTTTTGATGCTTTGGCTTCGGCTTCTAAGTTAGCTGCTGCAAAAGTTTCAGGTATGGAGTTAGTATTGTATACTAAGACGGGAATGGGTGACGGACAACAGGCTAATAATCCTTGGTTACAAGAGTTTCCTGATCCGATTACAAGAGTTTCTTGGGATAACTATGTTACTGTTTCGAAAAAAGATGCTGAAAAGCTAGGTTTTGAAAACTGGAATGTAGCTAACGGAGGTTTAAACGGTAGTTATGCGACTTTAAAAGTGGGTAATGCTACTTTAACTAAAGTTCCTGTAGTTATTCAACCAGGTCAGGCTGTTGGAACTGTAGGTTTGGCTTTCGGTTACGGTAAAACCGCTGCTTTAAAAGAAGAAATGCAGGTAGGTGTTAATGCTTACGCTCTTTATAATAATTTTAATACTGTTCAAAATGTTACTGTAACAAAAGATGAAGGTGAGCATGAATTTGCTTGTGTTCAGTTACACAAAACATTAATGGGTAGAGGAGATATCATTAAAGAAACTACTTTAGAGGTATTCAATACTAAAGATACAGAAGTTTGGAATCCTATTCCATTAGTATCTTTAGATCACAAAGAAACGCCTTCTACGGAAGTGGATCTTTGGGAATCTTTTGACAGAAGTGTAGCGCATCACTTTAATTTATCAATTGACTTAAACGCTTGTACGGGTTGTGGTGCCTGTGTAATTGCTTGTCATGCTGAAAATAACGTTCCTGTAGTAGGTAAGTCTGAAGTAAGAAGAAGTCGTGATATGCACTGGTTGCGTATTGATAGATACTATTCTTCTCAGGATACATTTGAAGGAGATGTTGAGTTGAAAGAAGAAACGTCAGGAATGATGAATTCAATTGAAACTTTCAGAGGTATGGAAGATCCGGCTGAGAATCCTCAAGTGGCTTTCCAACCGGTAATGTGTCAGCATTGTAACCATGCACCTTGTGAAACAGTTTGTCCTGTTGCAGCAACGTCTCATGGTAGAGAAGGTCAAAACCACATGGCTTATAACCGTTGTGTAGGTACTCGTTACTGTGCAAACAACTGTCCGTATAAAGTACGTCGTTTCAACTGGTTCTTGTATAACAAGAATAGTGAATTCGATTATCATATGAACGATGACTTAGGTCGTATGGTATTGAATCCTGATGTTAACGTGCGTTCTCGTGGGGTGATGGAAAAATGTTCTATGTGTATCCAAATGACACAAGCTTCTAAATTAAAAGCAAAACGTGAAGGAAGACCGGTAAAAGACGAAGAATTCCAAACGGCTTGTTCTGCAGCTTGTTCTAGTGGTGCAATGGTATTTGGTGATGTGAATGATAAAGAAAGTAAAGTGGCTAAATTAGCTGAAGATGCAAGAATGTATCACTTACTGGAACATGTCGGAACTAAACCGAATGTATTCTATCACGTTAAAGTTAGAAACGAAAAATAA